aagaggtcatgcaacatacccaactatgctagagcccataatatcttgtggctgcacatggaagtttctagcatgaataatcttacgatccctttgagcctcagtggcggaccttaggatgatcacacgggtactccgggatatcctaggacaacactgaatTCTCCAGGtgtccacaagcaatccacccagatgtgtattaaagttgccaccttaagctaaccattaattaacaactcacatttgtcatggatctctcaaaccaaaccaagtctacgagcatagcatggcaatataagtgTACGTTgaaataactcccaagggtttgataataaatagggcaataggttctacctcatcaactacttcccaatacccacaagttaaacacttcctaatcatgcaatgtttgaggattggaactaatgcataaaaactaggtatgaagaagtatgatcaatgtgttacttgtcttgctgacgatccgcaaaacctagtgactcctagtagcacgcttcgcactacgggaattctatcacaaagaaacaacagcatacataagcactcaagtaaTGAAGCACGTGTAAAACTCAAATTAgaagatctaaacagaaagttcaaatgaagaactccggtttgcaaaaagaataagTCAAACggggcaacgaaactcaaactacgaaagaaacaagatccgattactaatctggactaaagtcaaattttactgtatcaaaatcttgttcaagttggttaaacagaaagagaactccgagacgaagatctaggcacttgaatcgcctgattccgataaacaagcgaaaagataaactaaaacgaaaatcagggcagaaatcgcaatcgaaaataTTCGCGGAAAACactgaaaaaagaaaaactgacgaacaggctaacgaacgaacgtttgctgtctgcAGCTAATgggcgaacaacgttcgttaaaacgaacgtatggacgaacgtccgctatttaaccgaaccgagaAAACCAAACAAAACCGATTAAAAAACGAGATCTAGGTTTTCGAAATAAAAATCGATCGGGTTTAAGAAAAATCGGCGGCTACCTCGTGGAACGGGACGGCGGCGGCCGcgtactccggcggcggcgggtcgaggcggcggcgcgcaagGCAGCGgtggcttagggttagggtttgggcacgGGGCGGCGGCTGGGCTCAGGTGGGCTGCGGGGTCCGCGGGAGGGTTGCTTATAAAGGGCCGGCCtagggagtcctggccggttacggcctgGAGTCGGTTAGAACTTCTTTTTTACCGTCGCATAGAAAAaggattaaaagaaatactaaacgaactccaaaaatcctgaaataaattttccccgttctctaaaaatatagcggacaaagtaaacatttatttgggcctttaatgcaattttgaaagacgcataattttcctaattcaaataaaatagcgaaaaaaaatccaaataaaatataataattgattttaatatttttcctccaatatttcctttattttggagaagtcatattatctcctctcatatttttaatatgaaatattttcggagagaaaaattattataACCAAAATgttccttgtttcgatatttgagaaaaattcaaatatgagaactaggaaatccccaactctcttcgagggtccttgagttgcttaggatttcgaggatagCAAAACGAAATGTAATAAAGTATgttatgcatgaatgacctatgtataacatttcaaattgaaaatttgggatgttacaaggaggaatacaaaaagtgagttgttttctattgcacctcaaaatagttggacagaggccaaaaataatgtaaaaattTGTTTCTCACTGATCGTGACCTCCAAAATTATTTTTATCTCCCTGTCGCAGCAAAACTATATTTAGGCGCATCCGTAGGGATAGTGAAAGCACGCAACTTACTGGAGCCCAACTGAAGGCAGTATTTGGTCCAAGACCAGCACAAACGAACATACTACATCATATGGAAAATAGGGTGCTCGATGACATAGCAGAAATCTGGGAAAGCAGACAAGATTCAAAAGAGAGTGACAGAGTAATATTAGGCCCAAACTTTGCATAGGTAAACTTTTAAAAACCAAAATCTTGTCTATATTGCAACACCTACTCTTTTTATATTGTTACACAGCTCttttttttaacaatttttttcatCTTAATTATTGTTTGCAACATATACTAAAATTAAATAAAGATGAAACTACTGTTGCAAAATTTAAAAGTGAATTGCAAAAAAACAAAGAATCAGCTGGTTCCCATGTATCTCAAAGGAAATCAACGGAAAAAGCTCTCAACAGCAAACATGGTAACATCCCTTTCCTCCGCGACAAAATCACAAAATATGTGTTCTATCAAATTACTTTATATTAAATTGTCAGGAAACCAACAAGTATTCTGTACGCAGATATTCATTCCAATGGAGAAGCATGACCGCTACGTACTATATGTGTTGGACAAATATAAACACAAAGTTCACATTATTGATCATCGAGAAACGACTCTAGAGGAATTTAAGAAAGAAAAGATAGACATGGATGAATTGGATTCACATGAAGCATGTCGAGTTCTTCAGGAACATGAAGACGCTCAAAAAGAAAGAGAAACACAGTTTCGGGAATATCACGCTCATAAGTCGGCAATCGTAAGCATTTATACATAATAATTTTTTCAGTTTTACAAGTTGCAATATTAAAACAATTAAAAAATGCAATTTCCAGGTACCTAGGATTAAAGAAGTCTTCAACACCATACCTGAACAAACAATGAATCCAAAGAAAACAAGATGGCAGATTCATACCGTGCAAGATGTTCTAGTGCTAGAAAAGGGTGAATCACCATTTGCTATTTTAAAGCTTGCATTCCTCTACAATGGTGAAAAGTTCGTCGAAGACCTGGAAGATTTGACAGTAAGTCTATATATATTTACTTATAAACAACTTTTATGCACCAACTCTAATAATATACTTCTCTTCTCGGCAAAATTTCACAGGATGAGGGCGAAGACTGGAGGGCAGAGGCAATGTACATTCTCTTAAGTAGCGAGATGAATCAAGTCAAAACTAGTGAAATGGGTGATGAGATTAGCAAGATCTTcagcaagaatgaagactaaaACTTTTGATTTAATCTGCGAGCCTAATTCTATCAAGACATGACAAAACAGCTTATCAATAACTCACGTTTGTATGTAATGTAGTTAGAAATTGCATGTTCATGTTGAAAAGAGAACATCATCAGAGAGTGCTAGTACACTATAAACAACAGTGCCTCTTCTTATTTGTACGACAACAGTGTATCCCAAAACGTGCCTTTACGGGTGACTCTGGAGACCAtcctcccgtgcctccagaggcgaCATGGCCATGTGCCACCAAATCCTGGGccaccatgcctccgggcaatatccacacacacatACCAAGAGCGCCTCAACCGTGGCTAGCTCATACGCACACGTGACTACAGATGATTCACACCCGTGTCTTCGGAGGCAACATACCAATGCCTTCGGACAATACACACATGTGCATGCACAAACATTCCTCTAGAGACTCAACCATGGCCAGCTCCTACGCACACGTGACTAcacatgcttcaaacccgtgccttCGGAGGCAACATACCAATGCCTTCGTATGATGCACACATGTGCATGCACGCACATACTATAGAGCCTCAACCATGCCTAGCTCTTAAGCAGACGTGACTGCACATGCTCAAAACCGTGCCTTTCGAAACAAAGGAGCTTGCCTTTTGCACGATCTGCTGTAtaaaaattaaacgagccgaaggcgagtaGGAGGCTCTCTGGCGCCgaaggcgccgtgtcacaccacgacggacaacgcgccgcacgaaccagcacgctgcacgaccaacacacacttcgacctatgccccccttcaagatgtttataaaattaaacgagccgaagacgagcaggaggttccctcgcgccggaggcggcGTGTCACACCATGACGGACagcgcgccgcacgaaccagcacgctgcacgaccaacacatactttgacctatgcccccccttcaagatgtttatgaaaattaaacgagccgaaggcgaatAGGAGGTTCCCTCGCGCGGGAGGAGCCGTGTCACACCACGACGGACAACACGCCGCACGAACCATCACGCtgcatgaccaacacacactttgacctatgccccccttcaagatgtttataaaaattaaacgagccgaaggcgagcaggaggttcccttgcgccggaggcgccgtgtcacaccacgGCGGACAACgtgccgcacgaaccagcacgctgcacaatcaacacacacttcgacctatgccccccttcaagatgtttatgaaaattaaacaagccgaaggcgagcaggaggttccctcgcgccggaggcgccgtatcacaccacgacggacaacgcgccgcacgaccaacacacacttcgacctatgcccccccttcaagatgtttatgaaaattaaacgagccgaaggcgagcaggaccatgacggacaacgcgccgcacgaaccagaGCGCAGCACGATCgaaacacacttcgacctatgaccccccttcaagatgtttatgaaaattaaacgagcccaaggcgagcaggaggttccctcgtGCCGGAGGGCTGTTCTTCAATTTAGTAAAGTTATACAGCCGTGCCTCTGCTAGTATACAACTGTGCCTATACAGAATTCACACGATTGAACGGTTCTGAAGACTGCCGTTTTGCATTAAaaagttgctgttttttccttacTTGAAATACCACATTTGATAGTGTTGATAGTCTCCgcccgtaactaccccataaatcccattacccggaaatataatgggaacaaaaaggGAAACAGGGAACCAACCGCGCGAACTGGTATTTTCTTTGTGTTATCGCGCGGAATGGGAAAACAAAAAGTTCTGGTAGTTCGAGGGTCAAACTGCAAAACGCACAAAACCACAAACCGAAAAAAAAAAACGGGAACCAACCGCGCCAGCTGATTTTTCCTTGCAAGAGCGCTCCACGCGCGACACTTATCACGCGCGGAGTGCTTCGGAACGGTTCATTACGAGCGCTCCGACTAGTTGCTCTCGTCACATGGTGTGTCAAAGCCGGTCTGCCAAACGAGGCCGAGCAAGCGATTTCGTCTACAAATCCCAATTGCCAAGGCCCAAGGGCCCAGGCCCACCTTGTGGTGAGCATAAAACCACCGAAAAGACGGCACGCACTCTGTTCTAGGGTTTCCACCGCCGCCGCTACCGCCACCATCCTGAGATGCCGACCGAGCTGAAGCGCGCTGCGGAGGATGGTGATGATTCCACTTCCACCCGTCTTCGCCGGAAAATCGTAGTTCCAGAAAAGCCGGTCTATCTGGTGGTGGAGCACAAGGCGGAGCCAGCGTACTCCATCCTCAGTGTTGGCACAATGGCGCCTAAGATCCCGCTGCACCTCAGCCAACGCGGCATGTCGTTCACTGCCATGGAGTCGCCGCAGGGGTCCTGGATCGTTGGCGTGGGCGGGGACGAGCAGAATCACACCACCATCTTCGATGTCACGGCCTCCAAGGAGTGGCAGGGCCCGTGGCTCCATACCAATAAGATGGAGCCCATCCTGATTCCACACCGCGGCCAGCTCTACGTGCTCTCCAGCCGCCCCTCCGTGAAGAGGGGGGCGATGGGGCTCGACTACCTTCCCTGGTTCGAGCAGATTAACTTCGAGGACGGCCGCCCTAACCAAGCCgaggtttgcctagaactcgagcCGCCGCCCATCTTTCCGTGCCGCATCACCCCGCCTGAGTACAGGAACCCGCCGGCTATACGCGTTGCCTCTTACGCCATGGTTGGCTCCCATATTTTGCTCTCCGTGCAACTGGACAATGTGACCAGCCCCGACAAGTTTGCCAGGAAATACAGGAAATACATGGGAACCTGCGGGTACGACGTGGAGAAGAAGGTGTGGGAGATGGTGCATGAGATGAATCTTCCTTTCCTTGGCCAGGCGGTGCCCCCTCCGCGACCAACTCTTTCTTGCCCGCTCCAAAGAGAGGGACGGCGCTTATGCAGTGTACTACATGCATGTCGGTCAGTCAACATTTGGGACCAGCGAGCTGTCCATTATTGAGGTTCCGCTGGTGGTGCCAAAGGCCCGACCCTGTTCTGGGGGAACTTCTCTTCCCTTTGGGAAGGGGCCGGTTCTCTTCTGTTCACTTTCGATCTGTCGATGCTGAGCCGGAGTCCAAGTTGGGCAAACCAAGTGTTGTACATGGCACCTACTCTATTGTGAAAGAAAATTTCGATGATGCTATAATAATGAAGCAGCAGCGGCAAGTTTACAAAGTAGCTGATCGGTCGTGTCCATTGGCTCATCCTTTCCCTATGGTTGCTGCTTTCGCAATGTAAGTGCTACAGATCTTTCAGTTTTCTGCTTGTTCATCTAATTTCAGCTCTAGTTACACATACCTCCCGTTTTTATCTAACGATAACCCGCATGTATCCTCATCCCGTCACTGTTGGATTTTCATAATAAGATAAACTAACTGACCCATTATAGTAACACACTGCTTATTTTGCATAATCATATATGTGTTCTTACTCTCTTTAATTTGGTTATTAAAGATGCCTACAACTGTGTTCGGAGTACTAGTGGAGTTCATTATTGTGCCTTGAATGTGCCAGTAATCGTTTAGCTTGCCTTGTGAGGTAGGCTTTTCAGAAACTAGACCTGTTTTCTGTAGGCAGCTTGTGTATgcagtttttgtttcttttgtcAGCCTGGGTAAATCTGAAACAGTATTGAAAAGTCCCTGCGTATGTTGCCAGTTTCTTTATGTTGCTAATTGCTTGATTTTGTTTGTTAAGACTATATTTTCAAAAAGAAACATATGTCATTATGTGTATGGTGTTAATAATATACTATGATGCATGCCACATTTTTTCATGGTGCATCTCAGATCACAATACTTAATCACAGAACTACAAATCCCTTTGTGTTCACTAATGTTGGGAGCTTGGGGTTAGTGTTTTTCTACAATTATGCaattgaaaactcctttcaaatacgaATTCGATGGTATACTTTTGTAACATACAAAATGTATATTATTTGGTGAAACAAGTGGTCAAAGTAAACCTCGAAATATGTTTTAGGCCTTATATATTGTTAGAGTTATATTTATGGTCGTCTTTGGCCTTTTGCATTCTGGCCCGTGGCCTcccctgtacatgtatatatgatGGCTTTTGCCTCCGGATAATACTAAGTTGCATATTCCTTGCATGGTATTAGAGCTTAGGTGCAAGCGGGGCGGGTTGCGGCTGCCCGCCAAACAGCCAAGCGGGAGCCAGCTTTTCCAGCGGCCACAGCAGCTGTCCGCCTTTAGGCCGCTTGATTTTTAGCGGACTATGCGGCAGCCCGCTTTGTGCCCGCAAAGACCCGCCAGATAGTACAAAATGTATCAAACATGCACAGTACCGCATGAGCTAGCTTTTCCTACTACTACAGACCGCCAGGCAGCCGCATGTATCGTTTGCTCATTCATCAGTAACAAGCTAAACCAGGCCACCTATGTAACATCCAGTTACATTTTCTCAAAAGACAGTGTACAGCAGGAGAAGTTCTAAAATGACAGAAAATGATGTTGAAACATTCAGTGAACTTTTGTGCAGCAGGGATAAGTTCTGAAATAACATTCAGTAACATTCTCTGGAAGACAATGTACAGCAGGAGAAATTTTGAAATGGCAGAAAAAGACAATGAATTCTGCTGGAGAACCCTCCAAACTCTGAAACATGTTTGCTCATTCAGTGAATTCAACTAGATAGCATAAATTTAATTAACTACTGCAGCTAAACCAGGCCACCCCTGATATGGAAGTGACTGATAATTATAATACAACTAGACCCAAAACATGTTCTAGATCATTACAAGTGATGTCCATTAAGCATCTCTTTCATTGGGAATCTCCAACTGGTTCATGAATCCTGTTgcaccacctacataggaaagaGTTTCAAAGTATTAATGTACAAATAGGCAAGAGTTTCAAGAATTAATGTACATTCTAGAAAACTTATCAAGGCCTGACAAAGGTTTAAGTGATCTAGAAAACTATTAATGCAAACCAGTACAATATGCTGCTTCTCATAACTCAAATAGTTGCATTTACAACCGACAAACTTAGAAGCCAATCACAATAATATGCAGCAGAACCATCacatctcatgggtacagaaacaGAACTGTTCATGTATCTCACCTTGAGAAAAACTGCCCTCCATCAATGCACTAGAACTACCATTTTACAGTTCTATAGTGTATATGACAATAGGTGTAGCAAAGAATTTACTTCAATTGTTATATAAAAGAACTTTTCAACTTGGCCACAAAAACAGAACTGGTGGCATGAGCTAATGTGATGTCAAAAACTAATATTTTTCTAGATCATAAGAATTACATAAACACCACCACACAGCCATGAGGACGGAACACAACCATCAAGATTTAAAGATGATAATATGTATTTCAAGATTAGGCTTACCTAATGCTGCAATCAATGAGCATCAATATCAGCACCTGTTCCATAAATAACATCGTTTATTATCGTGCCAACATGATTAGTTCCTGCAATGAGAGAAAAAAACGTTACAAGTTATATCATCATAACACTAAAGAATGCCAAATATCACTAAAAAGAGAGTTTGTTACCTCGAGGTCGCATCCAATCTTGTAGACAGATTAATGCCTCTACAGTGGTTTCTATCATTCTGCTCCTATAGTCACTCAGTATCCTTCCTCCGGTGGAGAAGGCTGACTCTGATGCTACAGAAGATGCAGGTGCAGCCAGTACATCCTTTGCTATCCGAGATACTATAGGGTACTTGTGTGCATTTGTGCACCACCAGGATAGTATGTCGAAGCCATCTTCTTGCGGGCAAATTTCATCTTTTAGGTAAATATCAAGTTCACTCAGCTTTGCTCGATTTTGTTGATGTTGTTGAACATGCTTGTTCCATTGATCCCATGGGTTATCAGTACTTGTACCAACATTGCTGGTTCCTTGATCATTTCCCATACTTGAGTCACCCTCATGCACAGAATATTCAACAAATAAATCTTTGAATGTTCTCTTCACTTTAGCAAGATATCTCATTGCGTCACTTTCAAGTCCagatttcaagcaaaactccaaGAATTTGAACTTGTATCTTGGATCGAGTATGACCGGAATACAAATGGTCAAGAATGAAAGCTTCCAATACTTCATGAACTTTTCTTGCATTGCTTCAACCATGGATTTGATGACAATATCGGTCTGGTTGGCCTCTCTTTGCAATGTTAGATGAATTTTCCAAAGTTGGTGGAAATACAAATGAGCCGTTGGATATAATGTACCGGATACCACCATAGTTGCGTCAAGGAAAAGCTCTAACAAGCTGCAAACAGATTGTGCCGTTTCCCATTCAACATTTGTAGGTTGACATGTAAATGTTGTGTCCTGCAACTTCATAGCGATGAATGCTCTCCTATACTCTAGGGCTGTTTTGATCATCAAATGTGTTGAATTCCACTGTGTGACAACGTCTAGAGATAGGCTCTTTTTGCAACCAATGCCTTCTTGTGCAACTATTTCCTTAAATTTCTGTTTTCGAGTGGGGGAGCTTCTAACAAACCTGATGCTTTCCCTGATATTATCCACTGCTTTGCATGTAATCTCCAACCCATCTTGGACAATAAGGTTGATCACATGAGCT
Above is a window of Triticum aestivum cultivar Chinese Spring chromosome 6B, IWGSC CS RefSeq v2.1, whole genome shotgun sequence DNA encoding:
- the LOC123137364 gene encoding uncharacterized protein isoform X1, yielding MPTELKRAAEDGDDSTSTRLRRKIVVPEKPVYLVVEHKAEPAYSILSVGTMAPKIPLHLSQRGMSFTAMESPQGSWIVGVGGDEQNHTTIFDVTASKEWQGPWLHTNKMEPILIPHRGQLYVLSSRPSVKRGAMGLDYLPWFEQINFEDGRPNQAEVCLELEPPPIFPCRITPPEYRNPPAIRVASYAMVGSHILLSVQLDNVTSPDKFARKYRKYMGTCGYDVEKKVWEMVHEMNLPFLGQAVPPPRPTLSCPLQREGRRLCSVLHACRSVNIWDQRAVHY
- the LOC123137364 gene encoding uncharacterized protein isoform X3; the encoded protein is MPTELKRAAEDGDDSTSTRLRRKIVVPEKPVYLVVEHKAEPAYSILSVGTMAPKIPLHLSQRGMSFTAMESPQGSWIVGVGGDEQNHTTIFDVTASKEWQGPWLHTNKMEPILIPHRGQLYVLSSRPSVKRGAMGLDYLPWFEQINFEDGRPNQAEVCLELEPPPIFPCRITPPEYRNPPAIRVASYAMVGSHILLSVQLDNVTSPDKVARKYRKYMGTCGYDVEKVWEMVR
- the LOC123137364 gene encoding uncharacterized protein isoform X2, whose translation is MPTELKRAAEDGDDSTSTRLRRKIVVPEKPVYLVVEHKAEPAYSILSVGTMAPKIPLHLSQRGMSFTAMESPQGSWIVGVGGDEQNHTTIFDVTASKEWQGPWLHTNKMEPILIPHRGQLYVLSSRPSVKRGAMGLDYLPWFEQINFEDGRPNQAEVCLELEPPPIFPCRITPPEYRNPPAIRVASYAMVGSHILLSVQLDNVTSPDKVARKYRKYMGTCGYDVEKVWEMVR